A single window of Oncorhynchus keta strain PuntledgeMale-10-30-2019 chromosome 34, Oket_V2, whole genome shotgun sequence DNA harbors:
- the LOC118377578 gene encoding neuronal pentraxin-2-like, whose product MGHKCTSKPLSLQTLILSTILLFISPTAAMPGPDYGGHPRFICIPVPADTDPACFPSGGPVMGPSGAGHHMPPVGPPNNNGWWGMTEEAKTTILHLRESLVQQKETILDMRETIRELTAKLTLCEGSGPGIVAHNDHHEPPSHHGGAVSHLPYADNGHHGNQQGHHGNNNHALDAAGHYPWNGGHHSDSGHNNRGKDKHATPEDMISSKSPEELGRMLQALKERMDNLQSRNTSTTYSSSLKELLQRKISALEQQMHHTAAALSSSPNHHDDSDHHDDGHHEDHDDDGHHDDSHHDDHPDDHHDNGQHDNEADSHGYLQRTGYHIPGPRAGLHSNNKLDSLLNNLHHTGTKNPDAFQIGFPMRTNYMYGKVKTTLLHEIFALTLCLWIKGGAGSGLGTPFSYSVPGQANELVLIEWGNNPMELLVDDKAVTLPLSISDGKWHHVCVTWSTRDGEWEAYQDGVKRGSGENLSAWHPIKPGGVFILGQEQDTLGGRFDATQAFMGDISDLQMWANVLTAHDIYSLASCNSHLSGDVITWSENVVELHGGVTKYPFDPCH is encoded by the exons ATGGGACACAAGTGCACCTCTAAACCCTTGTCGTTACAAACACTCATCCTCTCCaccatcctcctcttcatctcccctACCGCTGCCATGCCAGGGCCTGACTATGGAGGCCACCCGCGGTTCATCTGCATTCCCGTCCCTGCCGATACCGACCCTGCCTGCTTCCCCTCTGGGGGGCCAGTCATGGGGCCTAGTGGGGCAGGGCACCACATGCCTCCTGTAGGGCCCCCGAACAATAATGGCTGGTGGGGAATGACAGAGGAGGCTAAAACCACTATTTTACACCTGAGAGAAAGCCTGGTGCAGCAGAAAGAGACCATCCTGGATATGAGAGAGACCATCAGGGAGCTGACTGCCAAGCTCACCCTGTGTGAGGGCTCTGGACCGGGCATCGTGGCTCACAACGACCACCATGAACCTCCATCTCATCACGGAGGGGCTGTCAGCCATCTGCCTTATGCTGACAACGGTCACCATGGCAACCAGCAGGGTCACCATGGAAACAACAACCATGCCTTGGATGCAGCCGGACACTACCCTTGGAATGGGGGGCACCATTCGGACAGTGGGCATAACAACAGGGGGAAGGATAAACACGCAACACCAGAGGATATGATATCATCAAAATCGCCGGAAGAACTGGGCAGGATGCTGCAGGCCCTTAAAGAGAGAATGGATAACCTGCAG TCAAGGAACACCTCCACCACCTACTCCAGCTCTCTGAAGGAGCTCCTCCAGAGGAAGATCAGTGCTCTGGAGCAGCAGATGCACCACACCGCTGCTGCCCTCAGCAGCAGCCCCAATCACCATGACGACAGCGATCACCACGATGacgggcaccatgaagaccacgACGATGACGGGCATCACGACGACAGTCACCATGACGACCACCCCGATGATCACCATGACAATGGGCAACACGACAACGAGGCAGATAGCCATGGTTACCTGCAGAGAACGGGTTATCACATACCAGGGCCCAGGGCTGGCCTGCACTCCAACAACAAACTGGActctctactgaataacctgcaccacACAGGTACCAAGAACCCTGATGCCTTCCAGATCGGCTTCCCCATGAGAACCAACTACATGTACGGGAAAGTGAAGACGACCCTTCTCCACGAGATCTTTGCCCTCACCCTGTGTCTGTGGATAAAGGGGGGCGCAGGCTCCGGGCTGGGGACCCCCTTCTCCTACTCTGTACCAGGACAGGCCAACGAACTGGTGCTGATCGAGTGGGGCAACAACCCCATGGAGCTGTTGGTGGATGACaag GCAGTGACTCTGCCCCTTTCTATCAGCGATGGAAAGTggcaccatgtgtgtgtgacgtgGTCGACGAGGGACGGTGAGTGGGAGGCGTACCAGGACGGGGTGAAGAGGGGCTCTGGGGAGAACCTGTCCGCATGGCATCCCATCAAACCTGGAGGGGTCTTCATCCTCGGACAGGAACAG gacACTCTGGGAGGTCGTTTCGACGCCACGCAGGCGTTTATGGGGGACATCTCTGACCTCCAGATGTGGGCTAATGTCCTCACGGCCCATGACATCTACAGCCTGGCCTCCTGCAACAGCCACCTCAGCGGGGACGTCATCACCTGGTCCGAGAATGTGGTGGAGCTCCACGGAGGGGTCACCAAGTACCCCTTCGACCCCTGTCACTAA